Proteins encoded within one genomic window of Candidatus Atribacteria bacterium:
- a CDS encoding V-type ATP synthase subunit B, which yields MKVRYLKLEKAEGPLVIMDEVKDAVYGEIVDLEMSNKEHRMGEVVQIDRGKVIIQVFQGTSGISLDGVSVSFSGKPMEIPMSSEILGRVFSGTAKPIDGAGEIYSHKNYNINGRPMNPVARLYPRNYILTGVSSIDGLMTLIRGQKLPIFSGDGLPHNQLAAQIARQARISGEEVDSFVVVFAAMGIKHDEANFFRKDFEEAGVMSRVVMFLNLADDPVMERIITPRCALTAAEYLAFECDMHVLVIMTDITSYCEALREISSAREEVPSRKGYPGYLYSDLANLYERAGMLKGSKGSITQIAILTMPNDDITHPVPDLTGYITEGQIVLNRSLYQMGIYPPINILPSLSRLMKDGIGEKYTREDHPDVANQVFSSYSRVQEIRALAQIIGEDELSEIDGKYMHFGRQFEEQFAKQDFEEHRDINQTLEIMWELLRILPEKELTRIDPSLIKKYFRK from the coding sequence ATGAAAGTTAGATATTTAAAATTAGAAAAAGCTGAAGGCCCTCTTGTAATTATGGATGAAGTCAAAGATGCGGTCTATGGTGAAATAGTAGATCTAGAGATGTCTAACAAAGAACACCGAATGGGTGAAGTAGTTCAGATTGATAGAGGAAAAGTTATCATACAGGTTTTTCAGGGGACATCAGGCATTTCTTTAGATGGTGTCAGTGTGAGTTTTTCCGGAAAACCTATGGAAATACCTATGTCAAGTGAAATTCTCGGCAGAGTCTTTAGTGGCACGGCAAAGCCTATAGACGGTGCTGGAGAGATATATTCCCATAAAAATTACAACATAAATGGCCGGCCTATGAACCCTGTAGCAAGACTTTACCCGAGAAACTACATCCTGACCGGGGTTTCGTCTATAGATGGTCTTATGACCCTAATTAGGGGTCAGAAGTTACCTATTTTTTCAGGAGATGGCCTTCCTCACAATCAGTTGGCAGCCCAGATTGCCAGACAAGCCAGGATTTCGGGTGAAGAGGTAGATAGCTTTGTGGTGGTTTTTGCAGCTATGGGTATAAAGCACGACGAGGCTAATTTTTTTCGGAAAGATTTTGAAGAGGCTGGGGTTATGAGCAGGGTGGTCATGTTTTTAAATCTGGCCGATGATCCGGTCATGGAGAGGATTATCACTCCCAGATGTGCCCTTACTGCTGCCGAGTATCTTGCTTTTGAATGTGACATGCATGTATTGGTAATAATGACCGACATTACCAGTTACTGTGAGGCATTGAGGGAGATCTCTTCAGCCAGAGAAGAAGTGCCCTCCAGAAAGGGATATCCGGGGTACCTTTATTCAGACCTTGCTAACCTCTATGAAAGGGCAGGGATGTTGAAGGGATCTAAAGGAAGCATTACCCAGATAGCCATACTTACTATGCCCAATGATGATATCACCCATCCAGTACCAGACTTGACCGGGTATATCACCGAGGGGCAAATAGTTTTGAATAGGTCACTATATCAAATGGGAATTTATCCTCCTATTAATATCCTCCCATCGTTGTCGCGACTCATGAAGGATGGCATTGGTGAGAAATACACCCGGGAAGACCATCCTGATGTGGCAAACCAAGTTTTTTCCTCCTACTCCAGGGTCCAGGAGATAAGAGCTTTGGCCCAGATCATAGGGGAAGATGAGCTTTCAGAGATAGACGGTAAGTATATGCACTTTGGTCGGCAGTTTGAAGAACAGTTTGCAAAACAAGACTTTGAAGAACATCGAGATATAAATCAGACTCTGGAAATAATGTGGGAGCTTCTTAGGATTTTGCCTGAAAAGGAACTCACCAGAATAGATCCTTCTCTGATAAAAAAATATTTCAGGAAGTAA
- a CDS encoding V-type ATP synthase subunit D encodes MQENIASTKANLIAAQISLDFSKKGYELLDKKRNVLIREMMEFMDRAKEIQQKMRDIFKDAYEALTVANITIGINEVHEVARSIPEATEFSILSYSVMGVEIPQIKYEKREIVPYYSFYHTNTALDVALQKFHQVKYLLYELAEIEDSVYKLAIEIKRTQKRTNALKNIQIPKYENLVKFISEVLEEKEREDFFRLKVLKKKKLHRVLSE; translated from the coding sequence ATGCAAGAAAACATTGCTTCAACTAAAGCCAATCTAATAGCTGCACAAATCTCTCTGGACTTTTCCAAAAAAGGTTACGAACTTTTGGATAAAAAGAGGAATGTACTCATTAGAGAGATGATGGAATTTATGGACAGGGCTAAAGAAATTCAACAAAAAATGCGAGATATCTTCAAAGATGCTTATGAAGCTCTAACTGTGGCCAACATTACCATTGGAATAAATGAAGTTCATGAAGTGGCCAGGTCTATACCTGAAGCTACTGAATTTAGCATTCTTAGCTATAGTGTTATGGGTGTTGAAATTCCTCAAATAAAGTACGAAAAGCGCGAGATCGTTCCTTACTACAGTTTTTATCATACCAATACAGCTCTGGATGTAGCTCTACAAAAATTTCACCAGGTGAAATATCTACTCTATGAACTGGCAGAAATAGAGGATTCAGTGTATAAACTGGCCATAGAAATAAAAAGGACCCAAAAAAGGACTAATGCTCTGAAGAACATCCAGATACCCAAGTACGAAAACCTGGTGAAGTTTATCTCCGAAGTCCTGGAAGAAAAGGAGAGGGAGGACTTTTTCCGGCTTAAGGTCTTGAAGAAGAAAAAACTCCACCGGGTATTATCGGAGTAA
- a CDS encoding MFS transporter, with amino-acid sequence MEDKLNKKIVLLIATLGAFIVPFMVSSVNIALPSIGKEFAMNTVLLNWVVLSFMLSVAIFILPFGRLADIFGRKRLLLYGMSFFTLSSVLCGLSFNPDMLIASRVLQGISSAMVSVTLVSILSSVFFKGDRGRALGINVAATYIGLSSGPFLGGLLTKYLGWRSIFFLVVPIGIMVIIILLNLKQNWAEAKDEEFDYKGSIIYSIGLFGVVYGLSLVRSFWGPILMLIGFILVVLFGLYENRVKNPILNMTLIKNNKILTFSSLAALINYSATFVISYLLSLYLQYIKGFDPQQAGLILVAQPLVQALFSPLAGGLSDRIEPQIVASLGMAVTSIGLAFFIFLTENTGIEYIITALSVVGFGFALFSSPNTNAIMSSVSKKYYGVASGIIGSARSVGQAFSMGITSLVMVFYMGNIQISRNNHPNFMISFKATFIILALLCFLGIFASIARGKINKIRE; translated from the coding sequence ATGGAAGATAAATTAAATAAAAAAATAGTATTATTGATAGCTACTTTAGGAGCTTTTATTGTACCATTTATGGTGTCATCTGTTAATATAGCCTTACCTTCTATAGGTAAAGAGTTTGCCATGAATACCGTTTTACTGAATTGGGTTGTGTTATCTTTTATGTTATCTGTAGCTATTTTTATTTTGCCATTTGGAAGATTAGCAGATATCTTTGGCCGAAAGAGGCTTCTTCTATATGGAATGTCATTTTTTACTCTTTCCTCTGTACTTTGCGGACTATCCTTTAATCCAGACATGTTAATTGCCTCCCGAGTTCTGCAGGGAATAAGCAGTGCCATGGTATCTGTAACTTTGGTGTCAATACTAAGCTCGGTATTTTTTAAAGGGGATCGGGGCAGGGCACTTGGAATTAATGTAGCTGCAACTTATATCGGTTTATCTTCCGGACCATTTTTAGGTGGATTATTAACCAAATATTTGGGCTGGAGAAGTATTTTCTTTTTAGTTGTACCAATAGGAATAATGGTTATCATTATTTTATTGAATTTAAAGCAAAACTGGGCTGAAGCAAAGGACGAGGAGTTTGATTATAAAGGTTCTATAATTTATAGTATTGGTCTTTTCGGGGTAGTATATGGCCTTTCTCTGGTTCGCTCCTTTTGGGGTCCTATACTCATGCTCATAGGATTCATATTAGTGGTCCTTTTTGGTTTATATGAAAATAGAGTTAAAAATCCCATACTTAACATGACTTTAATAAAAAACAACAAAATACTTACCTTTTCGTCTCTTGCAGCATTGATTAATTATAGTGCGACTTTTGTTATTAGCTATCTCTTGAGCCTTTATTTGCAATATATTAAAGGTTTTGATCCCCAGCAGGCGGGGTTAATCCTGGTGGCACAACCCCTGGTTCAGGCTTTATTCTCACCTCTTGCGGGCGGGTTGTCAGACCGAATTGAGCCTCAAATAGTTGCTTCTTTGGGTATGGCGGTAACTTCAATTGGTCTCGCCTTTTTTATCTTTCTAACTGAGAATACCGGCATAGAGTATATTATTACTGCATTATCGGTAGTCGGTTTTGGTTTTGCCCTTTTCTCATCTCCGAATACTAACGCAATCATGAGTTCGGTAAGCAAAAAATACTATGGTGTTGCATCTGGGATTATTGGTTCGGCTCGTTCAGTAGGGCAGGCCTTTAGTATGGGGATCACTTCCTTGGTGATGGTATTTTATATGGGGAATATTCAGATCAGCCGCAATAACCATCCAAATTTTATGATCAGTTTTAAAGCAACTTTTATTATACTTGCCCTGCTTTGTTTTTTGGGTATATTTGCTTCTATTGCAAGAGGTAAAATAAATAAAATAAGAGAATAA